AGGGGTCCTACGGCAAGAACCTCTCGATCATGGCCATCGGGCAGGCGGGCGAGAACGAGATCAAGTACGCCTGCATCATCAACGAGGACGACCGGGCGTCGGGCCGGGGCGGCACCGGCTGCGTGATGGGCAACAAGAATCTCAAGGCCGTCGTCGTCAAGTCCTCGACGAAGATGCCACAGCCGGAAGACCCGGAGACGTTCAAGAAAGGCCACAAACAGGCCATGCAGGTCATCCGGGAGTCCGAGGTCACGGCGCCCAACGAGGGCGGCCTCTCGATGTACGGCACGAACGTCCTGATGAACGTCACCGAGGAGATGGACGGCCTTCCCACCAAGAACGGCCAGTACTCCTCGACGAAGGCGATGTCCGACGCCGAGGGCGACGGCGAGCGCATCATCGACTCCGAGAAGGTCTCCGGCGAGAACGTCCGGGAGAACATCCTCGTCGACGAGCCGACCTGTCACTCCTGCCCGGTCGCCTGCAAGAAGGAAGTCGAGGTGACGGCGATGCACAAGGGCGAGGAGATGAACGTCCGGATGGAGTCCTACGAGTACGAGTCGGCGTGGGCGCTCGGCCCCAACTCCGGCCACGACGACCGCGACCGGATCGCCGTGATGCTCGACATCTGCAACGACCTCGGGATGGACACCATCGACACCGGCAACACCATCGCCATGGCCATGGAGATGATCGACGAGGGGAAACTCGACCTCGACGACTCCATCGAGTGGGGCGACTCCGACGAGATGATCGACCTCATCGAGCGGATCGGCCACCGCGAGACGGAGTTCGCCGACCACCTCGCCGAGGGCCCGAACCACCTCGCCGAGGAGTTCGACGCCCACGACAACTCCCTGGCCGTCAAGGGCCAGACCATGGCCGCCTACGACCCCCGCTGCATGAAGGGGATGGCCATCGGCTACGCCACCTCGAACCGGGGCGCCTGCCACCTGCGCGGGTACACGCCCGCCGCCGAGATCCTCGGCATCCCGGAGAAGGTCGATCCCTACGACCCCGAGGGGAAAGGTGAGCTCTGCGCCACCTTCCAGAACATGCACGCCATCTCCGACTCGTTCGACATCTGCAAGTTCAACGCCTTCGCGGAGGGCATCGAGGAGTACGTCCTCCAGTACAACGGCATGACCGGCCTGGACGTCAGCGAGGAGGAACTCATGGCGGCCGGCGAGCGCATCTACAACCTCGAGCGCTACTACAACAACCTCGTCGGCTTCGACGGCGCGGACGACGACCTGCCGGGCCGCTTCGTCGAGGGCCACGAGGACGCCATCCCCGCCCAGGGCGCCAGCGAGGGCGAACTCGCCGAACTCGACCAGCTCAAGGCCGAGTACTACGAGGTCCGCGACTGGGTCGACGGCGTCGTCCCCGACGAGAAACTCGACGAACTCGGCATCGACGTCGGCCCCGGCACGGGCGTCTCGATGGGCGACTCCGCTGGTGCGGCTCCCTCGGACGACTAGCACAATTGCACCTTTTTTCGACGGGCGGTCTCGTTCGCGTCAGCGATCGCTCTCCCGTCGAACTCGCTTTCGAAAAAACGGAATTCGCCCCGGTCGCGAACCCCCGACTGCGACCGTGTGATCGCAGTTCCTTCGCTTCAGCCGAGCAGCGCGCGGAGCCACGGGTTCGACTTGACGAACCCCATCTCCTCGATCTTCGCGTCCAGCCCGAGGATCCGACCGGCACCGATGGCGCCCAGGCCGAACAGCAACATGGCATACACGACGTGGTCGTCGATGACCCAGCCGTGGGCCAGCGGCAGTCCCTGGAGCAGGCCGCCCTGCAGGCTGGCTGCCCAGAAGAACATCATCATCACGGCGCCCCAGAAGGCATTCCAGCGGACCAGCGCGCCGAGGATGAGACCGAGCCCGGTCAGCGTCAGCCCCCACATCACGAGTTGGTCGATCAGGGGACTGCCCGCCATCGACCCCCACATCCCCATGAGGGGATTTCCTTCGGGGATCGCGTTGGCGAGGTAGCCGGCAGCGGTCCAGTTGGTCTCGGGATTGCCGTCCAGGTACGTGATCAGCTTCGTAATCCCGCCCTGGAACAGCGTCCAGCCCATCACGACCCGCAGGCCGACCAGGGCGTAGCCGATCCAGTGCTCTGAGTACTCGAATCGTGTTTCACGGCCGAACAGTTCCGTTTCGAGGGTGCGTATTGACATAGTGGCTCGCCTCCACTGAATATATTCGGGACAATCATATATAGACATACGACAGTTCTCGATTACTGATAATTGCTGCCGGTCGATGGGGATTTGTCCCCGGCGCCCCGTGGATGCGTAATGCCCGATCCGCTCGCCGAGGCCGGAGTCGACCTCGAACACGATAACGCCGTCGTCGACGACGTGCGACTCCACACCGTCGCCGCCGGCCCGGAGGACGGCGATCTCGTCCTCTTGCTCCACGGCTTCCCGGAGTTCTGGTACTCCTGGCGGTACCAGATCCCCGCGCTCGCCGAGGCGGGGTATCGCGTCGTCGCGCCCGACCTCCGCGGGTACAACCGCTCGGAGAAACCCCACGGCGTCGACAGCTACGCCATCGAGCACCTCGTCGGCGACGTGGTGGGGCTGATCCGGGCGGAAGGACGAGATACCGCCCACCTCGTCGGCCACGACTGGGGCGGCGCGATCTCGTGGGCCGTCGGGATGGGACGCCCCGACGTCCTCGACAGCCTGACCGTCATGAACGCACCGCACCCGGCGGCGTTCGCGAGGGAGTTCGACCTCCAGCAGTTGAAACGCTCCTGGTACGTCCTGTGGTTCCAGGTCCCCTGGCTCCCCGAACGCCTGCTCACGCTCCGGAACGCCTGGCCTATCGGCGACCTGTTCCGCGACCAGCCCGCGAATCCCGACGCCTTCGACGCCGCGGATATCGAGCGCTACCGCGAGGCCTTCGCCCGGCCGGGAGCCGCCCGCGCCGCGGTCGATTACTACCGGGCCTACGTCCGGGGCATCTGGAAGCCGATGGCGAAGGCCACCCTGCCCGGCCTCCGGCGCTTCGCCGACCCGCCAGGGAACACCGAGATCTCGGTCCCGACGCTGGTGCTGTGGGGAGAACAGGATCCCGCGCTGGGTGTGGACATCTCCCGCGGCCTCGACGAGTGGATTCCGGACCTCCGGGTTCAGCGCTTCCCCGAGGCCAGTCACTGGGTGCAGTGCGACGTCCCCGACCAGGTGACCGAGGAACTGCTCGCGTTTCTCTAACCGAACACGACGCAGTCCCTGATCTCCAGCGCGGTCTCGAACTCGTCGGTCCGATCGAGTTTCCGGCCGTCGCGAGTCAGTTGCTCCTCGTGGGATCGCCGGACGGCGTCGATCTCTCGGGTTCCGAGCTCCAGGCGCTCCCGGATCGTCTCCCAGTGGCCGTCCTCGACGAAGTAGGCCGTTCGGCCGTCGCGTTCGTAGGCTCGTTCGTACTCGCGGGCGTAGGCCTCGCGGCGGGACTCGAGGTCGGTGGCCACGCTGTCGACCAGTTCGGGCAGTCGCTGGGGACCGACGCTGGCTTTCGCCGCGACGAGGACGAGCACGTCCCCCTCGATCGGGTCGCCCGCCATCACCCGCCCGCGCGCATGGCTTTCTGCGAGAACTTCTCGACCAGTTCCTCGACCGCGTCGGCCTCGCCCTCGAAGGCGACCGAGACCTCCGTCAGTTGCATCGACCCGCCGACAGAGACCTTCTCGGCCGACAGCGTGACGGTCCAGTCCTCTCCGGCGACGCGGGCCTCGGCGTCGTCCTCGCGCTCGCCGGCGACGAGTTCGCCCCCGAGGTTCTCGAGGTAGTGGACGGCGAGGCGCTTGGAGATGCCGCGGAAGGCCTTCTCGCGGCGCATCAGCGCACCTCACTCGCGCCGCCCGCGACCGGCGGGAAGACCGAGAGCGAGTCGCCGTCCTCCAGAAGTGTGGCGCCGCCGTCCATGTGGGTCACGTCCCTGCCGTTCTTGAGGATGGAGAGCTGCGGGCGGATCTCGCCGTCCTCGTCGAGGAGCTGGCGCTCCAGGTCCCGGTACTCCGATTCGAGCGTCGAGAGGACCTCGGCGACGGTCGCCCCGTCGTCGAACTCCCGCTCGACGGTCTTCTGCCCGACGGCGGCCCGGTAGGTGGCGAAAAATCGCAGTTCGAGGTGCATACCACCCGTCAGGCGCGGCGCGGGCATAAATCCCCGCCGCGTCAGAGGTCGTTCAGCCGGATGCCGTCCTCGACGACGCGCTGGTTGCGTTCCCGGTCGAGCCTGGCCGCCAGGTCCTCGTGTTCGTACAGCTGCCCGATCAGGTCGGCCATGAGGTTGCGCCAGCAAATGGCGTAGATCGGCGACTGGCCCCAGGCCCGCAGTTCGGGCACGAACGCGTCGTAGGTGTCCATGCGCTCTTCGAACAGTTCGATGGCGTCGAGGACGTAGCCGGCCGCCCCCTCGTCGTCCTCGTCTGTGATCGCGCGGTTGATCCGTCGCTGCCAGCCTTCCACGGCTCGTTTCATGTCCTTCTCGGCCGCGCCCTCGTCCTCCGGCAGCGAGTCGAGGATGGGCTCGGGCACCGCGAGAGTGATCTCGTCCATGGGGCCCGGTAGGCCGGCGCGGCCTAAAGTCTCCCGGGAGGCGGACCGCCCGTCCCGCCTGGCTCCGTCAGCGCTCCTCGACGTGGCGGACCTCGCTGGCGATCCCCCGCGTCGACTGCACCATCTCCGGGCCGCTCATGGCCGCGCGACCGACGCCGAACGCAGACGGGCCCTCGATCACGACCTCGTCGCCCGGTCGGATGTCCTCGCTCGCGTCGACGACGCCCGGGGCGAGGACGCTCCCGTGGGGCACGAACGCGTCGATCTCGACCCGTTTGACCGGCGCCTCGCTCTCGACCCAGCGGCGCCCGCCCGCGAGCGTCAGCGACAGGACGCCGTACTCCGGGACCATCGCGGCCAGTTGCTCGCCGTCGTCGTCGGTCACTCTGAGTTTGGGGTAGCGCGACTCGGTGCGCAACTCCGAAAAGAGGGCGTCGCCCGCTCCGTCTCCGAACTGGTAGTCCGCGATGGCCCGGATCGTATTGTGTTCGCGCTCACGTTTCGGATACGTCAGTTCGCCCTCCAGTTCCGCCGCGAGGTTCGAGAGGGACTCGCTCGTCGTCGGGTGATCCGGGACGGTGAAGACCGGGTCGACGTCGAGGTCCGCAGTCGCGCGCTCGACGATCTCGCGATAGCCCTCCGGCGGGACGTGGGCGATCACCTTCGGGTAGTCGTTGCGCTGGAGATACGCGGAGAGCACGTCGGCGGCGAACTCGATCTCGGTGGCGGTCCACTCGCCGGTCACCACGGAGTCGTAGTGCTGAGCGGGGTAGGTGAGTTCGAGTTCCTGCGGGACGACGCCGATGGGCGAGGTCATCGAGACGGTGTGGGCGCGCCACTGGATCACGTCGTGGTACTGGCCGTGGCTCTGGGACTCGCTGTAGGGCTTCTTGGCCGAGCAGGGCACCAGCACGAGGGGGTTCGAGAACCGGCTGCGATATCTGGTGGTGACGCGCTCGGCGAAGCGCTGGATCTCCACGCGCCTGATGCTGTCGTCGCTCGCGGCCGTGATCTCGTTGCGCCGGACGATCGGCGTCCGCTCCTCCAGATAGCCGTACTGCTGGTCGAGCCGTCGAAAGGTGGCGGTGAGCCACTGCTCGTGGCGGGCCTGCCCCTCGATGTAGTCCCGGAGGGACCCGTCCCGGACCCGGCGGCGGACCCGCGCGAGTTCGGCGGCGAGCGCCCGCTGGTTGTGCTCGGCGCAGTCCTCGCGGTCGAACTCGTCGGCCGGCTGCTGGCAGGCCGGACAGGCACAGGGGAGTTCGTCCAGGTCCTCGAGGAAGTACTCGCCGTCGGTCGCGAGGTAGAATCCCTGCGTGCCCCGCAGGACTGCGCGATCCGCGTCCACGAGGTCGACGCCGGCGTAGACCAGCGTGGCGACGTTCTCGGGGGTCGCGACGCCGGGCAGATAGAGCGCGGTATCGGCGGGCGTGGCCTCGCGGACGGCGAGCACGGCGTCGACGAACGCGGCCGCGTGGCCGACGTAGCCCCGGGCGTTCGCGAGCACGTAGGCGTCCGAGCCGTGATTCGCGGCGGTGTCGGGCGAGACGACGGCGGCGCTCGGGTAGTCCACGTCTGGATAGTCGACGGCGAACGCGTCCTGCACCTCGTCGGGCGTCCCGGCGGGGAGGCCGCGATGAGGGAGTACGGTCAGGGCGGACTCGTCGCCCTCGGGAACCTCGCGGTCCTCGGGCCAGAGACTGCCGGCGTCCCTGACCACCTCGTCGGCCAGGGCGGGCGTCGTGAGCGAATCGGCGAGCCGCAGTTCCCCGAGCCGGGCCGCCCCGTCCCGGTCGTGGACCTCGAAGTAGTCGGTCATGGCACTCCGTCGGGGTGGCGTGGGCAACTATCTTTCCTTCGCGCGAGGGGCGACCCGGCCGACTGCTCAGCTCTCGTCGTCGATCGAGGGCCCCATCTCGTCACCCGGGCCGTCGTCGACCCCGAGTTCGAAGGCGTCGACCCGTTCGGGTAACCGATTTAGCGCCGTGTCCGGCCAGCCGGTGTGGCCCAGCGTGAATTCTGCGTCTGGATTGTCGGCGGCCAGTTGCGCCACGCCCTCGGCCGCCCGTTCGTAGGCCCGGCGATCGAGCCGTGCCGGGACTTCGGCGTTCAGCGGGTACACCTCCGAGAGATCGCGTGGGAACGGTCCGAACGGGGGGACGACCCGCCAGCTCTCGTCGTAGGCCTCGTTCGTGTCGCCCTCGGTCAGGAGCACGTCGCCCTCGACGTCGAGTCGCGAGAGGCGGTCGTGGTGACGCAGGACCTCGGGCCGGGCCGCGCTCTCGCCGGAGAGGTAGAAGAAGGCGTCCTTCGAGGCGGGATCCGTTCGTTCGAGTTGCGCGGCGTGGTCGCCCAGCGCCCGGTAGCCGTCGAGCATCGTCGGGTGGCCCCGAGCACGGGCCTCGACGAGTTCCAGCAGGTTCCCCCGCCGGATCGCCTGCTTGATCCGCCGGATCTCGCCGTAGGTGACGTGGAGGTTGTGCTCGGCGAGGAGGCGCTCGCGCTCGGTGGCGTCACAGCGCTCCAGTTCCTCGGGCGTGTGTGCGGCACAGATCGGACACTCGCAGGGGAAGTAGTCGAGATCTTCGAGGTGTTCGGTCCCTCTGACCGTGAGATAGCGACCGTCGCGGGCGTAGAGCGCGTAGGCGGCGGAGTCGAACAGGTCACAGCCCATCGCGACAGCGAGTGCGAACATCATGGGGTGGCCCGCGCCGAACAGGTGGACCGGCGCGTCGGCGCCGAGGCCGCGCTTGGCCGCCGCGACCAGGTCCACCACGTCGTCGAAGCGGTAGTTGTTCAGCAGGGGCACCATCGCGCCGACCGGGTAGACGTCCAGGTTCGTGGCGTAGGCCTCCCGGGCCGCCGTCTCGCGCAGGTCGGGGTAGGTCGATCCCTGAACCGGGGCGTTGACGAGCATCTCGCCGGTCTCCACGGTCGCGGCGAGTTCGAGGCGTTCCTGCGTCGTCTCGCGCTCCTCGGCCGCCTGCTCGCGGCTCACGTCCGGGGGTGTCGGGATGTCGACCGGCGTCCCGATGTCCGAGCCGACGTCGCGCTGGAACTCGAGGATCTCCCGGGTGTCGACGTCGATCTCGCCGTATTCGGAGAGCTGGAAGGAGCCCGAGTCGGTCATGATGGCCCCGGAGAAGTCGTAGAGGTCGTGCAGGCCATCGGAGAGCGCCTGCTCGCGGGCGTCCTCGGAGCCGTAGAGGATGTAGCCGTTCGTGATGAGGATCTCGGCGCCGAACTCCGATTCCATGCGGGCCGGTTCGATCGTCTTGACGTGCGGGTTGACGACAGGTAACAGCGCCGGCGTCTCGACGGTCACGTCCGCGCGGGGCACCGTCAACTCGCCGATCCGGCCGGCGGCGTCGTAGTCGCGAACCTCGAACCAGTCGCCCATTGGCCCGGGATTTCGGGTGCGCGCGCCTAAGGGTTGCGTTCCGCGGAAACCGCGTCGCCGCTACCCGAACAGCTCGTAGTAACAGACGCCGAAGGCGGTCCGGCCGTCCCGCAACTCGCCCGCTTCGGCCGCCGCGAGCAGGTCCTCGAAGGCCGTCGTCTCGACGCTGATGGACTCGTTGTGATCGAGTTCCCGGTCGCCGGTCGGCTCGCAGCCGGTGGCGACGAAGTAGTGGAAGACGGCGTCGGCCACGCCGTTGGCCGGTTCCATCGTCGTGAGGTGTTCGACCTCGTCGGCGACGTAGCCGGTCTCCTCTTCGAGTTCGCGCCGGGCCGTCGCGGCGAGGTCGGCGTCCTCGCCCTCGACGCCGCCGGCGGGGAACCCGCGGTTGACCCGTTTCACGGCCTGTCGCCACTCGTCGATGACGACCGCGTCGCCGTCGGCGGTGAAGGGAACGATCACGACGCTCTCGCTGTCGGAGAGGTAGTCGAAGTCGCTCTCCGTGCCGTCGGGCAGGCGGACCCGCTCGCGCTGGACGTCGAAGCCCGGGCAGATGTACGCCGTCTCGCCGTACAGCGTCTCCCAGGACAGTGACTCCGCAGGTCCGCCTGCGTGGGTGGGTTCATCGGTCATACCAACGCCAGCAGCCCCGGGCGCAAAAGCACCCGTAAAACACCGGACAATCCGCGTTCCGTTTGTATCCCGGGACAGTTTTCGACGCCCGCGCGCCGTCGCCGACGACTAGGATTCGTTGTCGGTCTCGTCCGGGTCGTACGGTCGCCCGATGTCGAACTTCGGCGCGCCGACGCCGAGCACCCGGACCGGCTCGTCCGCCGATTCCGGGTTGTACGGCCGGAGCGGACTCTCCGGTTCCACCACGAACGTCTCGTCGGGACCGATCACGAACTCCTCCTCTGGCGTCTCGACGTGGAGGTCGCCGGATCGGACGTAGAACAGTTCCTCCCGCTGCTCGTGATAGTGGTAGCTCGTCGCGAGGTCCTCGCCCGGGGCGAGCTCGTAGACCGCCGCCGCTAGCTGGGCGAGTTCGGCCGCCTCCGCCAGTGACCGACGGTCGCAGGGGTGATCTGGCGACGGTTCGAGGTCCGCCGGATCGAGGTGATGATAGCCCATGGGACAACGGCGTCTCGCCAGTCCAAGTGCCTTCCGTCCGCGTCCGGTCTGCCCCATCTACACCCCAGACTGCTCAGACCGAGCCGACGCGCTCGCCGGCCCCGATGACGAACTCGCCTTCGAAGGAAAGTCTCGCGAGCGCTCGCGATCCCAGGTCGAGTTCCCGGAGGCGGTCGGCGCGGGGGTGAGACCCGAGGCTGACGTCGACCTGCCCCGAGTACGGCCACGCGCCGAGTTTCCCGGACAGCGTCAGCGGCTCCCGGAGTAGCTGGCCGTCCTTGACCGTGTAGGATACCGATTCCTGCGTCCGGTCCACCTTCGGCGTGCCCTCGACGTCCAGAGTGATCACTTCCTCGCCGTCCGCGGTGACGGTCGTCCGCCGGCCGGCCACGTGGTCGTCGTGCGTGATCTCCGCGACCGCCTTCGGGTAGCCCCAGATGTCGACCCCCAGCGCTTTCGCCGACTCGGTCGTCACCGGGAGATACCAGACGTACCCCGATGCGCCGTTCCTGAGCAGCGAGGCGAAGGGCCACGACCGCTCCCCGCTCTCGACGGCCGGGAGCATGACGCTGAACTCGTCGTAGGGCGCCATCGCGTGGTCGCCGATCCGGTGGTACTCGACGGCCAGGAAGGTGACCGCCGCCCGCTGCGGCGTGGCCCGAATGGGCTCGAGCCCATCCGGCAGCAACTCCGCGACGGCCGCCCGGTTGGCCGAGAACATCGCGCCGAAGACCGTCGCCTCGGTCGACAGCGGCACCGAGACCTCCTCGCCCGTCGACAGCGTGACCGATTCCCGCACCGCCCCCGTTGACTGTGGCGTCGTCCCCATGTCCGTGGGTGACTCCGCCCGCCCGGAAATTCCTGTCGCCCGTCCTGCCCGGTTCGGTGGTCGCGGTTAGACCGCTCGCAGTATCGAGACTCTCGCTTCGCTCGAGTCTCGCTGCTCACGGCTCACTGCGCTCGCCGTTCGCATGTTTCGAGGCTCTCACTTCGTTCGAGCCTCGCTACCCCTCGTCTACACCGACATCCACACCGACGTCGACGTCCACGTCGCTCAGCCCGTCCGTGAATCCGCCGAGTCCGCCACCGCCGCTCTCGCTCTCCTCGCCGACGGCGTCGACCCACGCCAGGAGCGCGGCCTGGACCGCTTCCTCCCGGGAGCCGTGCCCGCGGGCCTGCCCCGCCTCGTCGACCGCGGCCAGCAGCCGCGTCGGCACGTCCAGTTCCACCTCGACCGTATCGTCGTACTCGCCCATAGTTACACGTTTAGACGAACGGAACAAAGTAGCACCGAAATCGGTCCCGGGGTCACTCGTCGCCGCTGACCACGCGGATCGAGGATCCCAGATACTTCGACCGAACCTCGGAGACACCGTCTGCGTTGAACAGGTCGAGATCCGCCGCGATCGCACGGTCCAGGGCCTCGAGGTAGGCTTCGTCGGCACGGAGTTCCCGGAAGTCGACCGACAGCACCGTCACGCCGAGGGCGTCCTCGGTCAACTCGCGGAAGTACGCGGGGTCGTTCAGTTCCCCGCGCCAGCAGTTATCGCGGAAGAACAACCAGCCGTCCTCTCCGGGCGGGTCGGCCGCGCGATAGAGCTTCGTCTCGAACTCCGTAGGCTCGGCCCGCAAGTCTGCGGGTTCGGGATCGAGGCGGAACCGACAGCCGAGGACGTACTCGGCCTCCCCCGCCGAATACTCCCTGTCTTCGTCCCCGCCGTCGCTCTCGCCGGGCGTCACTCGTAGACGTCGTCGAACCGATCTGCGAGGCCGATGTCCTTCTCGGTGATGCCGCCCTCGTCGTGGGTGGTCAGCCGGACCTCGACCTCGCCCCAGGTGATCGTGATCTCGGGGTGGTGCCAGGCGTCCTCGGCGATGCCGCCGATGCCCGCCGCGAAGCCGACGCCGGGGAGGTACGAGTCGAACTCGTAGGTGCGGACGATCTCGTCGCCCTCGCGGTCCCAGT
Above is a genomic segment from Halorientalis sp. LT38 containing:
- a CDS encoding ubiquitin-like small modifier protein 1; the protein is MHLELRFFATYRAAVGQKTVEREFDDGATVAEVLSTLESEYRDLERQLLDEDGEIRPQLSILKNGRDVTHMDGGATLLEDGDSLSVFPPVAGGASEVR
- a CDS encoding NUDIX hydrolase encodes the protein MTDEPTHAGGPAESLSWETLYGETAYICPGFDVQRERVRLPDGTESDFDYLSDSESVVIVPFTADGDAVVIDEWRQAVKRVNRGFPAGGVEGEDADLAATARRELEEETGYVADEVEHLTTMEPANGVADAVFHYFVATGCEPTGDRELDHNESISVETTAFEDLLAAAEAGELRDGRTAFGVCYYELFG
- a CDS encoding 4a-hydroxytetrahydrobiopterin dehydratase, with product MADLLSDEEIEAQLPDDWDREGDEIVRTYEFDSYLPGVGFAAGIGGIAEDAWHHPEITITWGEVEVRLTTHDEGGITEKDIGLADRFDDVYE
- a CDS encoding alpha/beta fold hydrolase; amino-acid sequence: MPDPLAEAGVDLEHDNAVVDDVRLHTVAAGPEDGDLVLLLHGFPEFWYSWRYQIPALAEAGYRVVAPDLRGYNRSEKPHGVDSYAIEHLVGDVVGLIRAEGRDTAHLVGHDWGGAISWAVGMGRPDVLDSLTVMNAPHPAAFAREFDLQQLKRSWYVLWFQVPWLPERLLTLRNAWPIGDLFRDQPANPDAFDAADIERYREAFARPGAARAAVDYYRAYVRGIWKPMAKATLPGLRRFADPPGNTEISVPTLVLWGEQDPALGVDISRGLDEWIPDLRVQRFPEASHWVQCDVPDQVTEELLAFL
- a CDS encoding cupin domain-containing protein; this translates as MGYHHLDPADLEPSPDHPCDRRSLAEAAELAQLAAAVYELAPGEDLATSYHYHEQREELFYVRSGDLHVETPEEEFVIGPDETFVVEPESPLRPYNPESADEPVRVLGVGAPKFDIGRPYDPDETDNES
- the arcS gene encoding archaeosine synthase subunit alpha, whose product is MTDYFEVHDRDGAARLGELRLADSLTTPALADEVVRDAGSLWPEDREVPEGDESALTVLPHRGLPAGTPDEVQDAFAVDYPDVDYPSAAVVSPDTAANHGSDAYVLANARGYVGHAAAFVDAVLAVREATPADTALYLPGVATPENVATLVYAGVDLVDADRAVLRGTQGFYLATDGEYFLEDLDELPCACPACQQPADEFDREDCAEHNQRALAAELARVRRRVRDGSLRDYIEGQARHEQWLTATFRRLDQQYGYLEERTPIVRRNEITAASDDSIRRVEIQRFAERVTTRYRSRFSNPLVLVPCSAKKPYSESQSHGQYHDVIQWRAHTVSMTSPIGVVPQELELTYPAQHYDSVVTGEWTATEIEFAADVLSAYLQRNDYPKVIAHVPPEGYREIVERATADLDVDPVFTVPDHPTTSESLSNLAAELEGELTYPKREREHNTIRAIADYQFGDGAGDALFSELRTESRYPKLRVTDDDGEQLAAMVPEYGVLSLTLAGGRRWVESEAPVKRVEIDAFVPHGSVLAPGVVDASEDIRPGDEVVIEGPSAFGVGRAAMSGPEMVQSTRGIASEVRHVEER
- a CDS encoding acetoacetate decarboxylase family protein → MGTTPQSTGAVRESVTLSTGEEVSVPLSTEATVFGAMFSANRAAVAELLPDGLEPIRATPQRAAVTFLAVEYHRIGDHAMAPYDEFSVMLPAVESGERSWPFASLLRNGASGYVWYLPVTTESAKALGVDIWGYPKAVAEITHDDHVAGRRTTVTADGEEVITLDVEGTPKVDRTQESVSYTVKDGQLLREPLTLSGKLGAWPYSGQVDVSLGSHPRADRLRELDLGSRALARLSFEGEFVIGAGERVGSV
- the tgtA gene encoding tRNA guanosine(15) transglycosylase TgtA, with the translated sequence MGDWFEVRDYDAAGRIGELTVPRADVTVETPALLPVVNPHVKTIEPARMESEFGAEILITNGYILYGSEDAREQALSDGLHDLYDFSGAIMTDSGSFQLSEYGEIDVDTREILEFQRDVGSDIGTPVDIPTPPDVSREQAAEERETTQERLELAATVETGEMLVNAPVQGSTYPDLRETAAREAYATNLDVYPVGAMVPLLNNYRFDDVVDLVAAAKRGLGADAPVHLFGAGHPMMFALAVAMGCDLFDSAAYALYARDGRYLTVRGTEHLEDLDYFPCECPICAAHTPEELERCDATERERLLAEHNLHVTYGEIRRIKQAIRRGNLLELVEARARGHPTMLDGYRALGDHAAQLERTDPASKDAFFYLSGESAARPEVLRHHDRLSRLDVEGDVLLTEGDTNEAYDESWRVVPPFGPFPRDLSEVYPLNAEVPARLDRRAYERAAEGVAQLAADNPDAEFTLGHTGWPDTALNRLPERVDAFELGVDDGPGDEMGPSIDDES
- a CDS encoding aldehyde ferredoxin oxidoreductase family protein, giving the protein MTDLGGFHDNVARVDLSAGDVQYEGIDDEDAQKYIGARGLGVKYVFDQGPEVDPLGEENLLAFMNGPLTGTQTTMSGRIAICTKSPIAGQVTDSHHGGWSGARLKWAGFDGLLFEGRAADPVYAVVEDGEVELRDASHLWGTGVHETRDTIEEEVEGSYGKNLSIMAIGQAGENEIKYACIINEDDRASGRGGTGCVMGNKNLKAVVVKSSTKMPQPEDPETFKKGHKQAMQVIRESEVTAPNEGGLSMYGTNVLMNVTEEMDGLPTKNGQYSSTKAMSDAEGDGERIIDSEKVSGENVRENILVDEPTCHSCPVACKKEVEVTAMHKGEEMNVRMESYEYESAWALGPNSGHDDRDRIAVMLDICNDLGMDTIDTGNTIAMAMEMIDEGKLDLDDSIEWGDSDEMIDLIERIGHRETEFADHLAEGPNHLAEEFDAHDNSLAVKGQTMAAYDPRCMKGMAIGYATSNRGACHLRGYTPAAEILGIPEKVDPYDPEGKGELCATFQNMHAISDSFDICKFNAFAEGIEEYVLQYNGMTGLDVSEEELMAAGERIYNLERYYNNLVGFDGADDDLPGRFVEGHEDAIPAQGASEGELAELDQLKAEYYEVRDWVDGVVPDEKLDELGIDVGPGTGVSMGDSAGAAPSDD
- the lwrS gene encoding LWR-salt protein — translated: MTPGESDGGDEDREYSAGEAEYVLGCRFRLDPEPADLRAEPTEFETKLYRAADPPGEDGWLFFRDNCWRGELNDPAYFRELTEDALGVTVLSVDFRELRADEAYLEALDRAIAADLDLFNADGVSEVRSKYLGSSIRVVSGDE